The genomic region AAGGAGCATTTACTGATGCTCGTGAAGATCGAAAAGGTCGTTTCGAAGCTGCCAATGGAGGCACATTGTTTTTAGATGAGATTGGTAATATTAGTCTTAGCCAACAGGCAAGGTTGCTTACGGTGCTGCAGAACAGGTATATTACTCCATTAGGATCGAATGAAAGTATCCCTGTCGATATTCGGTTAATTTGTGCTACGAACCTGGATATTTCTGAACTTTCTGATGAAAATAAATTTAGAAAAGATCTTATCTACCGCATTAATACAGTAGATCTTATTATTCCTCCTCTGAGGGCCAGAGGTACTGATGTGACTTTGCTAACCAGGTATTTTCTGGACCAGTATTCAGAAAAATATGATAGAGGACCTTTTAAATTGGAACAGGGATTTTTAAAAAAGCTGAAAAATCATGCCTTTCCTGGAAATGTAAGGGAATTACAATTTGTAATTGAAAGAGCTGTGATTATGTCCGAGTCCAATTTACTAAGAGCTAGCGATCTTTCCTTTTCACCCATTGAAAGCAAGCTGCAGTATGAAGAAATTAACGATATGCGTTTGGAGACTGTTGAGAAGAATACAATTCTAAAGGTGATCGATAAGAATAAGGGAAATATTTCAAAATCGGCAAAGGAGTTAGGTATTACTAGGGCCGCCTTATACCGTAGACTAGACAAATATGACCTTTAAAAGCTGTCATACAGGCATTTTCCTACGTATTTTAATCCTTGTCGGACTGCTTAGTACGGGATTGTTTTGTTTTTTTAAGCTATGGTATATAGCAGGCATTTTCAGCTTGTTGCTCACTATCATCTCAGTTTACGAATTATTCAGATTTCTAAGTAAGCGATTTGAAGTCATCGATGATTTTTTTGAATCGGTTAAGTACCGTGATTTTTCCCGACAGTATCTAGCTGAAAATAAAACTAAAGATATACGACTATTTTATGAGGGGTTTAATACTGTAAATGAAGTTGTACGTAAGATAAATTCTGAAAAAGAGACACAATATCTTTATCTTCAAAAAATACTGGAACTTGTCGATATCGGTATTATGGCATATGAAACTGAAAGTGGAAAGGTGCTTTGGTCCAATGGCTCATTTCAGAACACCCTTGAATTTCCTTCCTTTAAGAATATCAGTTTTGTTTCGAGCCGAAACCCTGAAGTTTATCAACTAATTTTCGACAAATTTTATCCGAAGCCTACCGCGATAGAAATAAGTGTGCAAAAAGAAACTATTAAGGTGCTTCTTTCTAATAGCATTTTTCAAATAGGCGACAAGTGTTTTAAGCTCGTGGTACTTCACAATATAGAAGACACGTTAAATAAAACCGAATCTGAAGCTTGGAAAAAGCTATTAAGTGTGATGACCCATGAAATCATGAATTCCATTGCACCAATTTCTTCCCTTGCCAATACTTTAAAATTCCAAGTACAAATACATCAGGAAAATCCAAAAACTAATAAATTGGACATCGAGGATTTGGACGCTGGTCTTTCGAGTATTGAAAAACGAAGTGAAGGTTTACTGAAGTTTGCTAAAACGTACCGCAGCCTCAATAAAGTTACAAGCTTGAACCTTGAGAAAGTCTTGATTAAGGATGTTTTTGATGATTTAGAACATCTTATGAGGGCTCAGCTAAAAAATAAGCATGTAGCGCTAGAATTTAGGCTTGCAGATGAAG from Christiangramia sp. OXR-203 harbors:
- a CDS encoding sigma-54 dependent transcriptional regulator, which gives rise to MQLKDAKILVIDDDTDVLTAMRLLLKPFVAEILTEKNPGNLTSIISEKKFEIIILDMNFNGLVNTGNEGIFWLNKIKDIDPATDVILITAYGDIDLAIRSLKEGASDFIVKPWQNQKVIESIREMLQNRKTAGSKSLKSNTKGEKIVGESEEIQQVFSKIKKVAPTDANVLVLGENGTGKDLVAKAIHENSKRKNKAFIKVDVGALTSTLFESELFGYNKGAFTDAREDRKGRFEAANGGTLFLDEIGNISLSQQARLLTVLQNRYITPLGSNESIPVDIRLICATNLDISELSDENKFRKDLIYRINTVDLIIPPLRARGTDVTLLTRYFLDQYSEKYDRGPFKLEQGFLKKLKNHAFPGNVRELQFVIERAVIMSESNLLRASDLSFSPIESKLQYEEINDMRLETVEKNTILKVIDKNKGNISKSAKELGITRAALYRRLDKYDL
- a CDS encoding HAMP domain-containing sensor histidine kinase codes for the protein MTFKSCHTGIFLRILILVGLLSTGLFCFFKLWYIAGIFSLLLTIISVYELFRFLSKRFEVIDDFFESVKYRDFSRQYLAENKTKDIRLFYEGFNTVNEVVRKINSEKETQYLYLQKILELVDIGIMAYETESGKVLWSNGSFQNTLEFPSFKNISFVSSRNPEVYQLIFDKFYPKPTAIEISVQKETIKVLLSNSIFQIGDKCFKLVVLHNIEDTLNKTESEAWKKLLSVMTHEIMNSIAPISSLANTLKFQVQIHQENPKTNKLDIEDLDAGLSSIEKRSEGLLKFAKTYRSLNKVTSLNLEKVLIKDVFDDLEHLMRAQLKNKHVALEFRLADEALEIEIDTYLMEQVIINLILNAVEACERTEKPEVIVMAVKKPNGKILIAVIDNGSGIPLEIQDQMFVPFFTTKEKGSGIGLSLSRQIMTLHGGKIQIDNLHEKGAKVSLVF